The nucleotide sequence CGCTGGAACTCCCGCATACACTGTATTATTAGGTATATCTTTAGTAACAACCGAACCTGCTCCAATAACAGAATTTTCTCCAATTGTCACCCCTGGGCAAACTGTTACTCCTGCTCCAAGCCATACATTACGTTTAATTTTTACACTCTTAAGAATAACACCACGTCTATTTTTAGAATCTAGCGGGTGATTAACTGATAATATTTTTACGTCAGGGCCAATAAGAACATTATCTTCTAATTCAATCCCACCTAAATCAACAAACATACACGATTTATTGATAAATATATTCTTACCTAATCTAATATTAGATCCAAAGTCTGTATTAAACGGTGTTAATACTTGTACAGAACTATCAAGTTTATTACCAGTAATTTTTGATAAAATATTTCTAACTTCTTGAGGTGTTTTATATCCTGTATTTAATTCAGATGTTAATTTCAAAGTATTCTCAAGTATTTCATTAATTTGAGTAAATATTGGATCTTCACTTGAAATAAACTCACTTGTTTGTATCTTATCTAATAACTCTTTATTCATTGTATCCTCCACTTTTTCTTAAAAGTATTTTTTATTATCATAGATTGACCTATGTATAAAACCTTATCACTTGGAGTTAACTCTAGGTCAAGAACTCTTTAAT is from Clostridium cylindrosporum DSM 605 and encodes:
- a CDS encoding sugar O-acetyltransferase: MNKELLDKIQTSEFISSEDPIFTQINEILENTLKLTSELNTGYKTPQEVRNILSKITGNKLDSSVQVLTPFNTDFGSNIRLGKNIFINKSCMFVDLGGIELEDNVLIGPDVKILSVNHPLDSKNRRGVILKSVKIKRNVWLGAGVTVCPGVTIGENSVIGAGSVVTKDIPNNTVYAGVPAKFIKNI